A section of the Malus sylvestris chromosome 17, drMalSylv7.2, whole genome shotgun sequence genome encodes:
- the LOC126611341 gene encoding acetylornithine aminotransferase, mitochondrial, with product MAMTSLHLKPPICTGTRSCKLYDPEGREYLDLYSGIAVNSLGHGDPDWIRVVTEQAHTLTHVSNAFYSIPQVELAKPPVACSFADRVFFSNSGTEANEAAIKFARKFQRYSFPDKKEPATEFISFTNSFHGRTMGAVALTSKEHYRSPFEPVMPGVTFLEYGNIDAAGKLIQSGKIAAVFVEPIQGEGGVHSATKEFLQSLRGACDDSGSLLVFDEVQCSLGRTGYLWAHEAYGVVPDIMTLAKPLAGGLPIGAALVTEKVAASIKHGEHGSTFAGGPLICAAGLAVLDKISKPEFLLSVSNKGQYFKELLTRKLGANPHVKEVRGFGLIVGVELDVSASTLVDACRNSGLLIITAGKGNVLRLVPPLIISKPELEHAADVLLECLPVLDASD from the exons ACTTCTCTCCATCTGAAACCCCCAATTTGCACCGGAACACGAA GTTGTAAACTGTACGATCCCGAAGGGCGAGAATATTTGGACTTGTATTCTGGGATTGCTGTCAATTCGCTTGGACATGGGGATCCTGATTGGATACGGGTTGTCACAGAGCAAGCCCATACTCTTACGCACGTCAGCAATGCCTTCTATTCCATCCCTCAG GTGGAGCTAGCAAAGCCTCCGGTGGCTTGCTCATTTGCTGATCGTGTCTTTTTCTCCAACTCAGGAACAGAAGCAAATGAAGCTGCCATAAAATTTGCAAGAAAGTTTCAAAGATATTCTTTCCCTGATAAGAAAGAGCCTGCAACAGAATTCATTTCCTTCACCAACAGCTTCCACGGAAGGACAATGGGAGCTGTTGCTTTGACGAGTAAGGAGCATTACCGGTCACCATTTGAGCCTGTCATGCCTGGAGTTACTTTCTTGGAGTATGGAAATATTGATGCTGCGGGAAAACTAATTCAATCTGGAAAAATTGCTGCCGTCTTTGTCGAACCTATCCAGGGTGAAGGCGGCGTCCATAGCGCAACTAAAGAATTTTTGCAGTCGTTGCGTGGTGCATGTGATGATTCGGGGTCACTACTGGTCTTTGATGAG GTACAATGTAGCTTGGGGAGGACTGGTTATCTCTGGGCGCACGAAGCTTATGGTGTAGTCCCCGATATAATGACGCTGGCCAAACCTCTTGCAGGAGGGCTTCCCATTGGAGCTGCATTAGTCACCGAAAAGGTTGCTGCTTCAATAAAACATGGGGAACACGGAAGCACATTCGCTGGAGGGCCGCTTATTTGTGCTGCAGGCCTTGCCGTTTTGGACAAAATCTCAAAGCCTGAGTTTCTATTGAGCGTCTCAAACAAAGGTCAGTATTTCAAAGAACTGTTAACAAGGAAGCTGGGAGCAAATCCACATGTGAAAGAAGTACGTGGTTTTGGGCTCATTGTTGGGGTGGAGCTGGATGTATCTGCTTCGACGCTTGTGGATGCCTGTCGAAATTCTGGCCTGCTCATAATTACAGCGGGAAAAGGAAATGTTCTCAGGCTTGTGCCCCCATTGATTATCTCTAAGCCAGAATTGGAGCATGCGGCTGATGTTTTGCTTGAATGTTTGCCAGTCCTTGATGCCTCAGATTGA